The following are from one region of the Syntrophobacterales bacterium genome:
- a CDS encoding ABC transporter ATP-binding protein: MIELTNLTKSYGRNLAVDHLNLTVEKGELFGFIGPNGAGKTTTLRMMAGILGATEGTIAIAGIDVAQYPEKAKKIIGFIPDRPFLYEKLTGREFMGFIGDLYGVAEEDFPERVNELLQNFSLYDWGDYLIEAYSHGMKQRLIIASALLHKPEIIIVDEPMVGLDPAGIRMVKTIFRGLAANGVTVFMSTHTLEIAEDLCDRIGIIHQGRMIALGTTGDLRGTARLNEGDLEEVFLRLTQKSEGEGAS, encoded by the coding sequence ATGATCGAACTGACAAATCTGACAAAAAGCTATGGGCGCAACCTGGCCGTTGACCATTTGAACCTGACCGTAGAGAAGGGGGAGCTCTTTGGCTTTATCGGGCCCAACGGCGCCGGCAAGACGACCACCCTGCGCATGATGGCGGGAATCCTCGGCGCAACAGAAGGAACCATCGCAATTGCCGGGATCGATGTTGCGCAATATCCTGAAAAAGCAAAGAAAATCATAGGATTTATTCCGGACAGGCCCTTTCTCTACGAGAAGCTGACCGGGAGGGAGTTCATGGGTTTTATCGGCGATCTCTACGGAGTTGCCGAAGAGGACTTTCCGGAAAGGGTTAATGAGCTCCTGCAGAATTTTTCCCTCTACGACTGGGGCGATTATCTCATCGAGGCATATTCGCATGGGATGAAGCAGCGGCTTATCATCGCCTCGGCGCTTTTGCACAAACCGGAAATAATTATCGTTGATGAACCGATGGTAGGTCTGGACCCGGCCGGGATCAGAATGGTCAAGACCATCTTCCGGGGCCTGGCCGCAAACGGCGTTACCGTTTTTATGTCCACCCATACGCTGGAGATAGCAGAGGATCTCTGCGACCGGATCGGGATTATCCACCAGGGCCGTATGATCGCCCTCGGAACTACCGGTGATTTAAGGGGAACCGCCCGCCTGAACGAGGGGGATCTGGAGGAGGTATTTCTC